A stretch of the Kroppenstedtia eburnea genome encodes the following:
- the cmr5 gene encoding type III-B CRISPR module-associated protein Cmr5: MSNQKRMLDLERAQFSLTKVKQMEQDFSEEEADSYANYTERLPAAILSNGLGQALAQLRAAAAGSENEKTDPHYLLYRDIQDWLCREDPRAPYAKAEDLLKALIAGDRSTYLQARAETMALLEWHKKLAVAYLKQPETVGENGNG; the protein is encoded by the coding sequence ATGTCAAACCAAAAGCGGATGCTTGATCTCGAGCGGGCCCAATTTTCTCTCACCAAGGTGAAGCAGATGGAGCAAGATTTTTCTGAGGAAGAAGCTGATTCCTACGCCAATTACACGGAACGTCTGCCTGCAGCGATCCTCAGCAATGGCCTTGGACAAGCCTTGGCTCAGCTACGAGCAGCGGCAGCGGGTTCCGAGAATGAAAAGACAGATCCCCACTACCTTCTCTATCGGGATATACAGGATTGGTTGTGCCGGGAGGATCCCCGAGCTCCCTATGCAAAGGCGGAGGATCTGCTGAAAGCTTTGATCGCTGGAGATCGCTCTACATATCTCCAGGCGCGGGCAGAGACGATGGCTTTGCTGGAGTGGCATAAAAAATTGGCAGTCGCTTATTTAAAACAGCCGGAAACGGTGGGTGAAAACGGGAATGGATAA